The following proteins are co-located in the Phragmites australis chromosome 10, lpPhrAust1.1, whole genome shotgun sequence genome:
- the LOC133883393 gene encoding uncharacterized protein LOC133883393: MAEGNAAASAARPSSGCRGRRCGCGLALGRLVRKLRRQSKMLCTASARHPAAAARCQYDPLSYARNFDFGTALDGDGYSFASRFVLASSARQPQ, encoded by the coding sequence ATGGCAGAGGGCAATGCCGCAGCTTCGGCAGCGCGCCCGTCGTCCGGCTGCCGCGGCCGGCGGTGCGGGTGCGGGCTGGCGCTGGGGCGGCTGGTGCGGAAGCTGCGGAGGCAGAGCAAGATGCTGTGCACGGCGAGCGCGCGCCatcccgccgcggccgcgcgtTGCCAGTACGACCCGCTCAGCTACGCGCGCAACTTCGACTTCGGCACCGCGCTGGACGGCGACGGCTACTCCTTCGCCTCCCGATTCGTGCTCGCCTCCTCCGCTCGGCAGCCGCAATAG